One Glycine max cultivar Williams 82 chromosome 4, Glycine_max_v4.0, whole genome shotgun sequence DNA segment encodes these proteins:
- the LOC100802579 gene encoding phosphatidylinositol/phosphatidylcholine transfer protein SFH3 isoform X2: MTDIMSAPVDLPMKLGHEIEYSEDERKKKLGSFKKVAISASSKFKHSFAKRGRRHSRVMSVSIEDDLDAEELQAVDAFRQALILEELLPAKHDDHHMMLRFLRARKFDIEKTKQMWADMLKWRQEFGADTIMEDFEFNELEEVLKYYPQGHHGIDKDGRPVYIEKLGQVDSIKLMQVTTMERYLKYHVREFERTFAVKLPACSISAKKHIDQSTTLLDVQGVGLKSLNKAARDLLQRLQKIDGDNYPESLNRMFIINAGSGFRLLWNSIKSFLDPKTTSKIHVLGNKYQRKLLEIIDASELPEFLGGTCTCADKGGCMLSDKGPWNDPDILKMVHNGEGKCKRKTLSGIEEKTIIEDGTAHQNVGNKESFPETYDVDEQCLSPKKQCAVYKYDAFVPVLGKPVDSSWNKLTQKDKDALSKDCFPSKTCDGYSNHFVGGIMAIVMGIVTVIRLTRNMPRKITEAIVYGSSSGYYDGTMMKAPTISCNDYMAVMKRMAELEEKVTVLSMRPVIPHEKEEVLNNALCRVTTLEQDLVATKKALDDALARQVELQAQIDKKKNSNKKLFRFRCFAT, translated from the exons ATGACTGACATCATGTCCGCACCTGTTGACCTACCCATGAAACTTG GTCATGAAATTGAATATTCCGAGgatgaaaggaagaaaaagctTGGATCGTTCAAGAAGGTGGCAATCAGCGCCTCATCTAAGTTCAAGcattcctttgccaaaagggGGAGGAGGCACAGCAGGGTTATGTCTGTTTCTATTGAGGATGATCTTGATGCAGAAGAGTTGCAAGCAGTTGATGCTTTTCGCCAAGCACTCATCTTGGAAGAGCTATTGCCCGCAAAACATGATGATCATCATATGATGCTAAG ATTCTTGAGAGCAAGGAAGTTTGACAttgagaaaacaaaacaaatgtgGGCAGATATGCTTAAGTGGAGGCAAGAATTTGGTGCTGACACTATCATGGAG GATTTTGAATTCAATGAACTAGAGGAAGTTCTAAAATACTACCCACAAGGGCATCATGGGATTGACAAGGATGGCCGGCCTGTTTACATTGAAAAGTTGGGTCAGGTGGACTCTATTAAGCTGATGCAAGTAACAACAATGGAACGCTATCTCAAGTACCATGTAAGAGAGTTTGAGAGGACCTTCGCTGTTAAGTTGCCTGCGTGTTCCATCTCAGCAAAGAAGCACATTGACCAAAGTACAACTCTTTTGGATGTGCAAGGAGTG GGTCTTAAAAGTTTGAACAAAGCTGCAAGGGATCTCCTCCAGAGGCTTCAGAAAATTGACGGTGACAACTACCCTGAG TCACTGAACCGTATGTTCATCATCAATGCTGGTTCTGGATTTAGGCTCTTGTGGAACTCCATTAAGTCATTCCTAGATCCCAAGACCACCTCAAAAATCCAT GTCCTAGGTAATAAATACCAGAGGAAGTTGCTTGAAATCATTGATGCCAG TGAACTTCCAGAGTTCTTGGGTGGTACTTGTACTTGTGCAGATAAAGGTGGTTGTATGCTTTCTGACAAGGGTCCATGGAATGACCCAGATATCTTGAAG ATGGTTCACAATGGCGAGGGCAAATGCAAGAGAAAAACCTTATCTGGGATTGAGGAGAAAACAATCATAGAAGATGGTACAGCACATCAAAATGTA GGAAACAAAGAATCATTTCCAGAGACATACGATGTTGATGAACAATGTTTATCTCCAAAAAAGCAATGTGCTGTGTATAAATATGACGCATTTGTCCCTGTGCTGGGCAAGCCAGTCGATTCATCTTGGAATAAATTAACACAGAAAGATAAAGATGCTCTTTCTAAAG ATTGTTTTCCTAGCAAGACTTGTGATGGGTATAGCAATCACTTTGTTGGAGGAATCATGGCCATTGTTATGGGAATTGTAACAGTGATCCGCTTGACAAGGAACATGCCAAGGAAAATCACTGAAGCAATAGTGTATGGCAGCAGCTCAGGGTATTATGATGGCACTATGATGAAAGCACCCACCATTTCATGCAATGATTACATGGCAGTGATGAAGCGCATGGCTGAACTTGAAGAGAAAGTCACTGTCCTCAGCATGAGACCTGTCATTCCACACGAAAAAGAGGAAGTGCTGAATAATGCTCTGTGCAGAGTCACCACTCTCGAACAAGACTTGGTTGCAACCAAAAAG GCACTTGATGATGCACTTGCTCGACAAGTAGAACTCCAAGCTCAAATTGACAAGAAGAAGAACAGCAACAAGAAGTTG TTCCGCTTCCGCTGTTTCGCTACGTGA
- the LOC100802579 gene encoding phosphatidylinositol/phosphatidylcholine transfer protein SFH3 isoform X1, translated as MTDIMSAPVDLPMKLGHEIEYSEDERKKKLGSFKKVAISASSKFKHSFAKRGRRHSRVMSVSIEDDLDAEELQAVDAFRQALILEELLPAKHDDHHMMLRFLRARKFDIEKTKQMWADMLKWRQEFGADTIMEDFEFNELEEVLKYYPQGHHGIDKDGRPVYIEKLGQVDSIKLMQVTTMERYLKYHVREFERTFAVKLPACSISAKKHIDQSTTLLDVQGVGLKSLNKAARDLLQRLQKIDGDNYPESLNRMFIINAGSGFRLLWNSIKSFLDPKTTSKIHVLGNKYQRKLLEIIDASELPEFLGGTCTCADKGGCMLSDKGPWNDPDILKMVHNGEGKCKRKTLSGIEEKTIIEDGTAHQNVGNKESFPETYDVDEQCLSPKKQCAVYKYDAFVPVLGKPVDSSWNKLTQKDKDALSKDCFPSKTCDGYSNHFVGGIMAIVMGIVTVIRLTRNMPRKITEAIVYGSSSGYYDGTMMKAPTISCNDYMAVMKRMAELEEKVTVLSMRPVIPHEKEEVLNNALCRVTTLEQDLVATKKALDDALARQVELQAQIDKKKNSNKKLVCHTITSHTFL; from the exons ATGACTGACATCATGTCCGCACCTGTTGACCTACCCATGAAACTTG GTCATGAAATTGAATATTCCGAGgatgaaaggaagaaaaagctTGGATCGTTCAAGAAGGTGGCAATCAGCGCCTCATCTAAGTTCAAGcattcctttgccaaaagggGGAGGAGGCACAGCAGGGTTATGTCTGTTTCTATTGAGGATGATCTTGATGCAGAAGAGTTGCAAGCAGTTGATGCTTTTCGCCAAGCACTCATCTTGGAAGAGCTATTGCCCGCAAAACATGATGATCATCATATGATGCTAAG ATTCTTGAGAGCAAGGAAGTTTGACAttgagaaaacaaaacaaatgtgGGCAGATATGCTTAAGTGGAGGCAAGAATTTGGTGCTGACACTATCATGGAG GATTTTGAATTCAATGAACTAGAGGAAGTTCTAAAATACTACCCACAAGGGCATCATGGGATTGACAAGGATGGCCGGCCTGTTTACATTGAAAAGTTGGGTCAGGTGGACTCTATTAAGCTGATGCAAGTAACAACAATGGAACGCTATCTCAAGTACCATGTAAGAGAGTTTGAGAGGACCTTCGCTGTTAAGTTGCCTGCGTGTTCCATCTCAGCAAAGAAGCACATTGACCAAAGTACAACTCTTTTGGATGTGCAAGGAGTG GGTCTTAAAAGTTTGAACAAAGCTGCAAGGGATCTCCTCCAGAGGCTTCAGAAAATTGACGGTGACAACTACCCTGAG TCACTGAACCGTATGTTCATCATCAATGCTGGTTCTGGATTTAGGCTCTTGTGGAACTCCATTAAGTCATTCCTAGATCCCAAGACCACCTCAAAAATCCAT GTCCTAGGTAATAAATACCAGAGGAAGTTGCTTGAAATCATTGATGCCAG TGAACTTCCAGAGTTCTTGGGTGGTACTTGTACTTGTGCAGATAAAGGTGGTTGTATGCTTTCTGACAAGGGTCCATGGAATGACCCAGATATCTTGAAG ATGGTTCACAATGGCGAGGGCAAATGCAAGAGAAAAACCTTATCTGGGATTGAGGAGAAAACAATCATAGAAGATGGTACAGCACATCAAAATGTA GGAAACAAAGAATCATTTCCAGAGACATACGATGTTGATGAACAATGTTTATCTCCAAAAAAGCAATGTGCTGTGTATAAATATGACGCATTTGTCCCTGTGCTGGGCAAGCCAGTCGATTCATCTTGGAATAAATTAACACAGAAAGATAAAGATGCTCTTTCTAAAG ATTGTTTTCCTAGCAAGACTTGTGATGGGTATAGCAATCACTTTGTTGGAGGAATCATGGCCATTGTTATGGGAATTGTAACAGTGATCCGCTTGACAAGGAACATGCCAAGGAAAATCACTGAAGCAATAGTGTATGGCAGCAGCTCAGGGTATTATGATGGCACTATGATGAAAGCACCCACCATTTCATGCAATGATTACATGGCAGTGATGAAGCGCATGGCTGAACTTGAAGAGAAAGTCACTGTCCTCAGCATGAGACCTGTCATTCCACACGAAAAAGAGGAAGTGCTGAATAATGCTCTGTGCAGAGTCACCACTCTCGAACAAGACTTGGTTGCAACCAAAAAG GCACTTGATGATGCACTTGCTCGACAAGTAGAACTCCAAGCTCAAATTGACAAGAAGAAGAACAGCAACAAGAAGTTGGTATGTCATACCATTACCAGCCATACATTTCTATAA
- the LOC100802579 gene encoding phosphatidylinositol/phosphatidylcholine transfer protein SFH3 isoform X3 has product METGHEIEYSEDERKKKLGSFKKVAISASSKFKHSFAKRGRRHSRVMSVSIEDDLDAEELQAVDAFRQALILEELLPAKHDDHHMMLRFLRARKFDIEKTKQMWADMLKWRQEFGADTIMEDFEFNELEEVLKYYPQGHHGIDKDGRPVYIEKLGQVDSIKLMQVTTMERYLKYHVREFERTFAVKLPACSISAKKHIDQSTTLLDVQGVGLKSLNKAARDLLQRLQKIDGDNYPESLNRMFIINAGSGFRLLWNSIKSFLDPKTTSKIHVLGNKYQRKLLEIIDASELPEFLGGTCTCADKGGCMLSDKGPWNDPDILKMVHNGEGKCKRKTLSGIEEKTIIEDGTAHQNVGNKESFPETYDVDEQCLSPKKQCAVYKYDAFVPVLGKPVDSSWNKLTQKDKDALSKDCFPSKTCDGYSNHFVGGIMAIVMGIVTVIRLTRNMPRKITEAIVYGSSSGYYDGTMMKAPTISCNDYMAVMKRMAELEEKVTVLSMRPVIPHEKEEVLNNALCRVTTLEQDLVATKKALDDALARQVELQAQIDKKKNSNKKLVCHTITSHTFL; this is encoded by the exons ATGGAAACAG GTCATGAAATTGAATATTCCGAGgatgaaaggaagaaaaagctTGGATCGTTCAAGAAGGTGGCAATCAGCGCCTCATCTAAGTTCAAGcattcctttgccaaaagggGGAGGAGGCACAGCAGGGTTATGTCTGTTTCTATTGAGGATGATCTTGATGCAGAAGAGTTGCAAGCAGTTGATGCTTTTCGCCAAGCACTCATCTTGGAAGAGCTATTGCCCGCAAAACATGATGATCATCATATGATGCTAAG ATTCTTGAGAGCAAGGAAGTTTGACAttgagaaaacaaaacaaatgtgGGCAGATATGCTTAAGTGGAGGCAAGAATTTGGTGCTGACACTATCATGGAG GATTTTGAATTCAATGAACTAGAGGAAGTTCTAAAATACTACCCACAAGGGCATCATGGGATTGACAAGGATGGCCGGCCTGTTTACATTGAAAAGTTGGGTCAGGTGGACTCTATTAAGCTGATGCAAGTAACAACAATGGAACGCTATCTCAAGTACCATGTAAGAGAGTTTGAGAGGACCTTCGCTGTTAAGTTGCCTGCGTGTTCCATCTCAGCAAAGAAGCACATTGACCAAAGTACAACTCTTTTGGATGTGCAAGGAGTG GGTCTTAAAAGTTTGAACAAAGCTGCAAGGGATCTCCTCCAGAGGCTTCAGAAAATTGACGGTGACAACTACCCTGAG TCACTGAACCGTATGTTCATCATCAATGCTGGTTCTGGATTTAGGCTCTTGTGGAACTCCATTAAGTCATTCCTAGATCCCAAGACCACCTCAAAAATCCAT GTCCTAGGTAATAAATACCAGAGGAAGTTGCTTGAAATCATTGATGCCAG TGAACTTCCAGAGTTCTTGGGTGGTACTTGTACTTGTGCAGATAAAGGTGGTTGTATGCTTTCTGACAAGGGTCCATGGAATGACCCAGATATCTTGAAG ATGGTTCACAATGGCGAGGGCAAATGCAAGAGAAAAACCTTATCTGGGATTGAGGAGAAAACAATCATAGAAGATGGTACAGCACATCAAAATGTA GGAAACAAAGAATCATTTCCAGAGACATACGATGTTGATGAACAATGTTTATCTCCAAAAAAGCAATGTGCTGTGTATAAATATGACGCATTTGTCCCTGTGCTGGGCAAGCCAGTCGATTCATCTTGGAATAAATTAACACAGAAAGATAAAGATGCTCTTTCTAAAG ATTGTTTTCCTAGCAAGACTTGTGATGGGTATAGCAATCACTTTGTTGGAGGAATCATGGCCATTGTTATGGGAATTGTAACAGTGATCCGCTTGACAAGGAACATGCCAAGGAAAATCACTGAAGCAATAGTGTATGGCAGCAGCTCAGGGTATTATGATGGCACTATGATGAAAGCACCCACCATTTCATGCAATGATTACATGGCAGTGATGAAGCGCATGGCTGAACTTGAAGAGAAAGTCACTGTCCTCAGCATGAGACCTGTCATTCCACACGAAAAAGAGGAAGTGCTGAATAATGCTCTGTGCAGAGTCACCACTCTCGAACAAGACTTGGTTGCAACCAAAAAG GCACTTGATGATGCACTTGCTCGACAAGTAGAACTCCAAGCTCAAATTGACAAGAAGAAGAACAGCAACAAGAAGTTGGTATGTCATACCATTACCAGCCATACATTTCTATAA